The following is a genomic window from Ptiloglossa arizonensis isolate GNS036 chromosome 11, iyPtiAriz1_principal, whole genome shotgun sequence.
CGTCTGTAAAAAGGTCTCGTCGTTTTTATTATTCACCATTTGCAGTGTCTGTAATAGGAATAAGTTATGGTATCGATTTACGATACATTGTAACGTCTGCTCTATTTGAGACAGGGCGtgatttttttattctatttcatGGGATGGCAACTTGGGAGAATTTCAACGTAATTGGGTTAAAGCACGACGATGAATCGAGAATTTGACTCTCGAGgggaaacattttttctttattgtctacttttaaatgcgaGAATGGTAAGAATCGATTAAACGTAACGAGTGTGTTTATCCATGGAGTTTAAAAACGAAGAATCTATAGTCAACGCCTCGGCTCTGTGTCTTCGGAGTATGTGTGCACAAAGCAGGTAAACAGAAAGcaaggaaacgaaaaaggaacgaaggacgatcgatcggtcgatagGGGAACATGCTTGTTTCCGTTCAGAGTTTCGTTACTCAAATGTCCATCGTTAATGTTAAGATCACAGCTGATaagaacgaacaaagtaactggATAGAAACACGGAAAAGAGTTTCTAAATCTAATTTTCAACATCTCCTATTACGATCGTTTTTATTATAGAAACAACGAATAGCGAGATCTTATCCTTCATTTTATGGTTATCCTTCCACACAATTCCCTCTCGCGGCGAGAATTTTGACGAAATGTTAGATTCTAGTCGGAGTATCTTTCAAATGTAGTGTCTGCGACCATGACGGTGTTTCCCTTAGATTTTTCAATTGCTTCGGCGGTTTTTCTCTCACGGATTAACAAATATTTACGCGttactgtattttatttatacatactTGTATCGATGCAGAGCAATGCCTGAAAacaaacgaatgaaaaaatgttttctaCGCAGTAGAACATCCACGTTGAAAAGTATGAGATCCTTTATGAAGTTGGGTAAACAACGACCGTCGAGAGCTCGGTCCTGCGACAACGGCTCGGATACCAGGGACTTgctcgaaagaagaaattcgagttgcGCAACATCTAACGAACCTTCGAGGACTAACTCGACGACTTCTTTGGAAACAAACGCATCCGATTACGATAGCCAAGCCAGCGTGAACGCCACGGAATCCAGGGATGCGATTGTCAAGCCAACGAGGAAACCGAAACCAAAGGTTCGATCGATCTTAATAATCGTGGGTGAAATAGAACATGGATCGAAGACGGGCGAAACTAGTGGGGGAAAAAGTCAATAAAATTTGTCCACGATTTTGCTctcatttttcgtttttccttgcaaactcgataaaaaaaatttcgttcACCTCGTTAAGAATACTTCTCGAGTACTCGGCCcgataaatttcgatcgatgcagtttaaaataaattactgGATAAACCGATGCCTTCCGTTTAAGTTCGCGGAGTACACGTGGAAAAACAATTGCCCGAAATATAActttacgtatatcgtagaacgaaactttcgcgaaaaattttaaaatgaaatttattcggtTCACGATGGAGTGGTAAttgaaaaaacaaatttaaaaaaatgtagaaaacgtGGTGCAGTttgtatttctattttcattaGCTGGAAGCGTGGAATGGACGTTAACAAACGTTGGCGAGCTTTTCGACGTTTTTGTTGATATTCACCGAGATCGCGTGGAAGAGTCGTTAACGTATTCCATGGGGATGTCGTTGAGTGGTGAAATTacaaatggaagaaacggagaacctccGAGAGAGAAATAAGTAAATTGCGCGACGAATTGCGCCATGAACTCGGCATGAGAATTAGCTCGTTCGTCTTCGACTCGAAGGGAATCGACTCCACCCGATACCGATTTTACAACAcagaatttaaattatattcgcAACAAAATTACGAtcatttcttttataattgaCATATTTAATCGAAATTGTGCTATAATTGGTTCACAACAAACGATTACCAGTAACACCTCTAAGACTGCTCTATGAGCTTTCTCGATCTGTTCAATTGCCAAATCCGGAACGAAACGTGGTAATACAATATTGTTCTTTGTTCCAAGACAAagacacgaaacaaatatttttttttattatatcggAGACCTACATTAGGTAAGTGTTCCGGGTGTTCTTTGAATCTCCGAGAGATCCTGGATACCGGTGATCGTATTTTTAGCGAAATTGATCATAGTTAGTTCGAAAGTAAAGATATCGAATTCGAAAGTgagaatttatatttacagACTACGGACACGGGACAAACCGCCTTAAAGGCGCAGGATTATCAAGTTTGTATCACCATCATCGAAGCGAGACAATTGGCGGGTTTGAACATGGATCCGGTCGTTTGCGTGCAAGTCGGTGATCAACGGAAATACACCAGTGTCAAGGAATCCACAAATTGTCCATACTACAACGAAGTGAGCGTTTATTTCGAATAACTTTATCGATAGATTATCAAATTACAGGTAAAACCGGATCGACAAGATTGTTTACTTAAAGAGATCCTGCGTACGAAGAATGTTTGACGTTTAATTATCATCGAAACGTAATTGGATCGATTTCGCGAATTTTCTTCGACATTGACGAATGTAGCTTCTcgatttcgattctccgttcccgtTTATTTACCGTGCACGATATACTTCGACCAATCGTTAAAACACGAACAGACGTACAGTACTTGTTATCGTTTTTTATCGTACCAGTTTCTTGTTTTATCGACCGTTTATACGTACTTTACGCGGAACATACTACAGGATACGATTCTTTCCCCTTTACTATACACTTGTTCCATTGctacgaacgaaataattagTGCACGAATTATTTTCAGCGAAATAATTCCCGTATTGTTTTTTGTTCCAGTACTTTGTTTTTGACTTTCACATGCCGCCCGTAATGCTTTTCGACAAAATAATCATGCTCTCGGTAAGTCGATtccaaaatttcattaatttcccAATGCTGCTCATTATAGAAGTTAGGAAGCCGATCGCTTCGTTAAGCATTTAGCAGATTTAGTCGATATTCTTTAATAAATATCGTAACGCGCCTCCAGTAAATTGCTAACCGCGCTTGACTCAATTGCAATGTTTTCGGTAGTCAAAAAATGGCTCGTAAATTTAATACAAGTCGGTCGTTGTATTTAGCGTCTCGATTAGAGTCGGGACAGGGTATTTTTACAATGCTATGGATATAAATTCACGTATCTGTGAATTTATTCTCAAATTATGGGAGAAACCGAACGGAAGACACAAATTCGAGCGATTCGCTAAAAATCTCGTAGCCAGTGGTTGTCGGTTACTCCGTAAATTTTATCGGAGAAGTTACGAAGCTTTGGTTTTACTTCGAAGCGATAAAAAGCAAGTCTTAACCGGTAAATTGGAATTGCTCGTCGAGTAACAAAGTACACGCAACCGCCCTTTTTAATAGAGAAGTTATTCCGGATTTCCCGAgtgtaaattttcaaacaaacgTAGCAACGGTGCACTCGATTCTGTAAacactcgatcgaaatttcatcttcttcgcaaatgtttttcgacTCGCTCAGATTTATTGAATTTATCGTCTCGTAAGAGTCAATTACCGACAACATTGTACTCGAGTATACAAGTACTTCCATTTGTCATTAAGACAacaaggaaaataatttctacggCGCATGATCGCGAACAAAAATTATCGATCTTCAAACGGTAAAACGTAACGTTCTGCCtcaattttttgcaaaatttttttcactgccgttcgcgcgatatcgaaAAACATTTTTGTTTGCATCTGTTTACGTGGAAATCCTTTTTACCGCGTTGTTATCGAAGCGATGGTTCTTTAGAGcgagtttaaaaattaattaacgacagattgttcgtttcatcgttacgTGACGTTAATTTTAAGACGTGTAAAATTTTTACGCGCGAGATAAACGGGCAGGTGGTAATAATAAGAAAATTTCAAGGAAAATACGATATTTctaaagaagaatatttttcgagatttcTTTAGCGGTATTCGCAAAGTAGCACCTCGCCAAGAGGCGGTCTTGGCGTGTTCGGTGTTAATAGGAAAAAACAGGTGAATACAGGTTATTCGAAATGAATACCTTTTACTGGTACGCAGGTGCAGCAATCGCGGAACCTCTTACGCGCTAATCTAACGCTGGGCAGCTTTAAGTTAGACATCGCGACCGTATGGGCACAACCAGGTACAATATTTCCATCGTCCGAAAAGAACGTTAAAATCTAGTTTTCGATCATCAACAACTGTCTCTTATTTTCTGTCTCGTCCGTGGCGAGAAACAAGCAACGCGAACGAATATTTGGAAATATCACGGTACACGTTGTTCCGTTTTTatcgaagataaaaatatttgtatatgttGGTATTCGAAGGTAATGGTTCGAATTTCACGATGCAACAATACGACGTAATACAAACGTTACCGGCATTTATCATCGTCCATGCTTTTTTCGCGTAGCAGCAACTTTTTTCGTCTTCGCTTGCAACGGAATCGATCGATCCGATCGTTGTACAAAATTGTGCATCTATTGAGAAGCTACTTGTACACCTTCGATTAAACGAAACCGTTGAACTTATTTCTGTGAGAAAATCGATCGAggaaaaattggaaactcgcaaAGCTGCTAAAGTAGCCAGGTGAAAACTTACAGAGAGGAAATTAATCGATAAAATACGTAAAAACTTGCTACGAAGGAACGTAACGAACTACTTGTACTTTCACGTTTTGCTTCTCATTCGTATCTCGTACCGTTTCAACGCATGCATTTTACAACCTTCTTTTATGTACGCATATCGCTTAGTGTACCCGGGTCATGCCGCTTCTGTCGCACGGAACGATATTTCTTACAGTTAAATATAGTAATAGCAATTACGCATTGGCCGAGCAAAAAGCAGATACTCTTTAATCCCCTTTTCTACAGAATTTGTTCCGAGAAAGTTAcgttacatttttaatattaaaagatACAAGGAGCGTAGACGGACTATGTTGGATATCGTCAACGCTTTCTTTCCAATTGTAGCCGTATAAATACATAGCTgcgtattcgaaaccaatgaaaTACTAAATATACCGTTCTACGTTTGATCGACTAATTACATCGTTGACGCAATATCGATCGCAACGTGTTCTCTGTCGCTTCGACGATTCGTTTCGGTTTTCGACGCGAGTTATTCGTTGAAATTGTCGAACGATACGGAGATGCATCGGAAGCGGATGACTGCCGAGAGTTGTATATTTTCTTACACGTTCATGTATCATACCATCGAACGGTGTTTCACGATCGTTCGTAAAACGCTCCTTCGCTTcgactttctcgtttctttgtgttATTTATCACGAGGCGTTGCCCACGTAACACGTCGTTCGGTCTATAGATCACCAGTTTTACCACAAATGGGCGCTGTTGACGGACCCGGACGACGTCGCCGGAGGTCCAAAGGGCTATTTAAAGTGCGACATAAGCGTGATCGGGAAAGGCGACACCGTGAAAATACCTCCGAAGAGCGAAAAAGACGAGGACGACATCGAGGGGAATCTGTTGCTTCCGGATGGCGTGCCTATCGAGAGACAAAGGGCGAAGTTTATCGTAAAAGTGTACAGAGCCGATGGTCTACCGAAGATGAACAGCAGCATCATGGCGAACGTGAAGAAGGCCTTCACCGGCGAAGTCAAGGATCTCGTCGATCCTTACGTTCAAGTGTCCTTCGCTGGATTGACCGTAAGATCGatcaaatttctcgaaaatatcgACAACATTTCGGGTCATTTGCAGTCCgtaaagtattgggttgttctacGAGTCTTTCGGTCTTTCCGACGTTCCAGAATCGACTTTCTTTACATTTCGTCCAAACAGGCTTCCACCAGGTATAATTTATAGAATACTTCGATCCGGACTCTCTCGAGACCAGTATCCGATCTCGCGcaaagttttatcgttttttatcccgcattttaaaattcaatgtttatttatttgtctTTACTCCAGTTCGATAAACATCGCGGATGCGTCGTtattttgcttgttcgtttagTCGTTAGACGATGGTGAATTCTTAAATCTAATCGTGTCTCGTTCGCGATACGAAACGTATTAAGCACCGTGTCTACGGATATGAAAATTGCAGCTCTGCTACGTTTTACGACACATAATGTTGCATCAACGCGAGTGGTACTGGTACATTGAAACTTGTAGACGTCGAATACGGTTTTCTAAATTTCGATCAGGAAGTttcgatttgaaaaatgttcCAAGGTGTAAAACTTGCCACGCTGTACATTCTTGTAAGTATTTTATACCACATCGCTGTCGCGTTATTGCGAACGACTAATAGTGGATTTCATACGCGAATCGAACTCGTAAACGACACTGGGTAGAACTTGTACCTGTTCCTGTTCCAAGAGTTGGACCCGCTCGATTCAAAACGGTAACATGGTCGTGCACGCGACGGGATGCGAGAGGTGTTGTTTATTTTGAATTATTAAACGAAGACGAGACCCTCGCTGAAAGTTTACACCGAGCTATCCTTGTCCAACGTCCAGCTTGAGCAAAACGCGAGAGTCGAGggcgtgtttaaaaaaaaaaaactttcgaaaaaattaacaatcGTAGAGATAAACTTTTACCTCGTTCTTCTTGCTCTTTGGACGTATATAGATCCAAATGATTATCGCTTATTTAGATGCTTACAGCAGGTTTCGGGTGGTCGACTGTATTTAAATAAAGGATACTTTCGAAAAAAGATTCAAGAATACATTAATTTGCAATTTAATCGAAAGCCGAGAAACCGTTTTAAAATATCTTTACGCGTATCTTTGTCCGTTTTGAAACGCACGAAAGACGAAAGGATTTACGGGAGaacctaatattttcgcaaaattaTTAACCGTAGATTTTAATATTCGTATTCGCTACCATTTTCGAACgtgtaaaagaaagaaaactgtTATTCGTCTCTCACGCAATTCAGGGTAAGACGAGCGTTAAGAGGCACAGTTACGCGCCGGTTTGGAACGAACAGATCGTTTTCACGGAAATGTTTCCACCCCTCTGTCAAAGGATTAAAATTCAGCTATGCGACAACGACCCGGTTCACGCCACCGTGATCGGTACGCATTTCGTCGATCTGAAACAAATCAGCAACGACGGCGAAAGGGGGTTTCTGCCCACGTTCGGCCCTGCGTTTATTCACTTCTACGGAAGCATAAGGGATTACAGCCTCATAGACGAACACTCGACGTTGAACACGGGACTGGGAGAAGGAATCTCCTACAGAGCAAGGTCTCTATTTCTTCCAACGTTGTCTCGTACACTCGGTACTTTCAAATCTCTCGAATCGAtacgtttttctttaaaaaaaaaaaaatagcttcTTCGCTAAATTAGCAGCCCACGCGAATTTCGGTAAATAAAGCAAAACGTTCGTTGTGCGTCATTGTATGACGAAATTCAGTCGCTTCGTTCGACACTCCGATGTAACGTTCGATGGCGCAACTACGCtgttttaattgtaaattaattcaACGGAGTCGCAATAATCGATGGAGTCGAGATACGTACGTATATGGGTACGTTGCTATGTATCTGGATgaaagtttcgagaaacgaataaaagatccgttactcgttcgataaaaattaatatctaaaATCTAGTCTATTTTAGAATTATCTCTGGTCCTCGTCGTTGCGAGAACCAAGCTTGAATTTTGTTACAGTACGCGAAagatcgaaacgcgaacgacgaacgaacgtatTTCGGATCGTGACGCGAACGTGATCGATGAAGGTTTCGAGcgtatcgttaatttttaacaaagacGAAACGATTATACGAGTATTGTATCGTGAAACGATACGCTAAACAATTCAGACGTTCACGGGTAGGTCAGAGCGTTTCCAAGTTGAATATTTAAACTGGaagcttttcgaaaatttcaaaacgCGACTAGGTCACGTTTTTCGGGAAACAACGTAGAATATCGATCTCTGGGAAAATCGATAAGGGCGTTCGAGTGGCGTGCTTGTAAGCGCAGACCGTGAACGCGTTAAAGTTTAATCTCGACGTCGTAGCGCGTAATTACGATGCGATGTAACGATTCGCGAAATTGTCGAGCAGACGAACCGAGCGAAACGTTGCTTAACGATTTCTCGCGTTCTAGATTATTGATAGCAATTAGGACGGAAATAAGCGATAACGTCGAGATGGCTCCGTCGGAGGTCGAAGTCGAACCCACTGTCCTCGTTAACGAATCCGCTTACGCGAGGAACGAAGAGTTTTTCCTTTTCGCAACGATAATGGACGCCACGATGATCGACAAGAAGCTCGGGGACAAACCCAtgtatttcgaaatatcgatagGAAACGCAGGCAACGCTTTGGACGGCCATAACGAGAGCTCAAAGGTAAGCTCCGTGCATCGAcctattaatttttcgatatcgCGCTACTCTGCGCCTCGAAGAGGTTGAATTACAcgttatcgataaaaaaaagaaaaggatgcTTTAACGAAGCGAAATCGAAGCTAAAGAGCTTGCTGAAAATTCAACGTTCCCGCGTATTTGGTCGCGTTTTACCTCGTTGCGTGTAAAACAATTCTGTTGTTTAACAATTCTGGATCGTTGACAAATTTGTGATAACTTTTGTAACGGATTCGGTGAAATATCACGTGCGCGTACGAAGTATTATTTTTGGGTAATTCAGTGGAATGGAAGATTTGAACAGCGATTGAAAGCTCGTTCGTTTGGATTGCTCGTTATTAGATGTGCGAGGTAGGGCCGAAGAGCGGGACAAGTGGAGAGCAAGAGGAGTTGCTAGAAGTGTTGAGCGGATCCTGGCAGAGTACTACTCCAGCCAGCAAACCGATGACGCACGAcaagatttattattttttgccTTATTGGGACGACAAGCCGTGCCTTCACGTTCGAAGCATTTGGCCGGATTACAGGCGTAGGATGTACAACAGTAATATAATTAGTAAAATCGCCGATAAGCTGGTAAGTCGAAAACAATGGGAGAAGGGGATCGATATCGAGGCAATGTTCGCTCGAGCGCAACTTAACATCGTATTGTTTTCGACTTTGGTTTAGGAAGAAGGATTGTCGGAGACACAAATACACTCGGAGGATTCTTCGAGCGAGAAAACTTTAAAATCGACGCTCGAGGAATTGAGCAGCAATTGCAATCGATACGTTAGCATCAGCAAGTCGAGTCTGACCGGGCCAGGGGTTGGGAAAACAAAGCTCGacaaggagagaacgaaactctGTCAAAGAGAATTGGAAAATGTAGGAATCATGGCCAGAAACCTCAAAGCGGTGGTCACCAAAAGCAGCTTCAAGGAAAGACTGAGGACCGCCCAGGGTTACTTGCAAAAGTTGAAGCTTCTCGTCGAAGATGTGAGTATCACGATCCACGtgtttcgcgaacaaagaatatagaACGGTGGCAAGTATCTTTTTCCCTAATTTCAGCCTCAAGATTCTTTACCGGATGTTTTCATTTGGGTGATAAGCGCTGGACGACGCGTGGCTTATCAAAGGATACCGGGAAgagatttaatttattcgatcgttgaCGAAGAATGTGGCAAATACTGTGGGAAAGTGCAAACAATGTTTCTCAAAGTATGTTCTGCGTAAAATCAACCGATTTACCGGTCGGGCATCGGTGTCCGTTTGTTTGATCAACGTTTATCGAGAAATcgtgaacaaaaattgaaatttctacaAACGATTGTTCAAATAACGTAGCTCCGTTGCGTACAGAGTATACGCTTTGTCTTGGATCAATGAAATATCGCGTAGTAAAATAATCGTAAGGTAGTTTTGCATTCAACGCAATGAATCGATAGCTTCCAGGAAAGAAAAAGTTCGGACCTTCCGGCTGGGCGATACAAACCAAGTTGCAAATTTACATGTGGCTGGGGATCTTGAAGCACAAGAAATACTTTATCCAAGGCTTACCGAAGGGATACGAACTCAGCCACGAATTGAAGAACATCGAGAGGCCGCGCGCTTTACCACCAACCATTATACATTACGTTAACAAACACGTGCGTAACCGATGTTCAAAGATATTTGCAATTGTAGCCAGGTCGGTGCACACGATACGGTATACCTTAAATTCTTCCgtagtataatattttatagtatGTACGAGGGGTAATACGATTTCGTTGGTAGACACTCGGTAATAGATTTGCGTTACGTTCGCGCGATAAGAAAGGAAAGTTACTTCGCTAGAAAACTTCGATGTATACCTCGCTTAACGAAACTTTGCAATAATTATTGagcagaaattccagctgagaGCGCACATGTATCAAGCCCGATCTTTGATCGGCAGCGATGCGTCCGGTCTTTcggatccattcgcgagagtaATCTGCGGCGAATTTTGCAAATCCACTCAAGTGATCGACGAAACTTTGAGTCCCACGTGGGACGAACTGCTCCTCTTCGACGACATCTTGATCTACGGCACCGACGAAGAAATCAAGAAGGATCCACCGTCGAtcgtcatcgaaattttcgatcaaGATAAAGTGGTACGTGAGGGTTACgagttttcttttaaaaatttcacgtcctttttcgttttcgtttttatCGCGATACAATTGTCCATTAAACGCAAAGAAAAACCCCGACGGAGACGCTGCTATCGAGTTTCttacgtttctctgattctctttTTACAGAGTCATTTTGTAACTACGGACATAAAACTGCATGAGGGCTCTGCTTTAACAGTTTGTATACAACATACGACATTGATATAGATATCAAATAACACGATTTACCACACGTCACAACACTCGACCCCTGTAGATATATATACGCACAACAAAACACGCACTTCACTCTCCGCTTATAAAGAATTCGCCGTTAATCGAGCGCAGTTTAAgaatatttcttaaacgtttcgagcctgGTTCGAGTTCCTCTTCGCTACAGAAGTACCgatctataaaatataatataatactacCGAGAACGCGTAAAAACGTAAAATCGCACGACCAaccgtttaataaatattcttaagCCGTGCTCGTTTCGACTACAATCGTATCGATAGATCGTAACGTGTACACTAATATTAGCTAATGTCTACATCACGTCTGCGATATTAGAGAAATCGTTTGAACGTAAATCGGcgagcaataataataataataagaagaagaagaagaataataataataacaattttcgaagaaataaaactcTCGATGTTGGTTGAAAGAAATGTTTCCCCTGTTGCGTATACAATTCGGCTTGCTCGTAAAAATAGGGACTATGGTTCCGTGGAGATCGGTTGAGATCGCGTGACGTTCCAGGGCAAGTCGGAGTATATAGGGCGAGCGGTCGCGAGACCTCACGTGAAACTCGCCTCGGAATCTTACACTCCGCCCGAATTTCCTCCCTCTTTGGAATGGTACGACGTGACCAGAGGCGCCGCGagagcgggcgagcttcttgcCGTTTTCGAATTACTCGAGTATCCTTCGACGAGAGATTACGGCTTTCCGACGCTGCCAGACCCAAAGGAGAGAGCGGCACAGGCTCACGCTGTCGCTCAGGATCAAGGACCTATTCTTCCGGTTCCCGTGGGCATTCGACCGACTCTCTCCAAATATCGGTGAGACACTCGATATTCTCGAGAACGTTCCCCGAATCCGTCCATAAGATAATACCATTTTCTGTTCGTCTCGTCcgagtttatttatttacgaataaataaaaccgATTGCGTAATCCCGGACGCGTTTCGTTTTCTATCGCAGAATCGAAGTCCTGTTCTGGGGTTTGAGAGATTTAAAAAGGATACATCTGTTGACCGTGGACAAGCCACGGGTGGACGTCGAGTGCGCTGGCCACATCCTTTACTCTTCGGTAATCGCAAATGCGAAGAAGAATCCGAATTTCAATACGCCGATCAAGTTTTTGGAACTGGAGCTACCGGAACAGGAACTTTATCGACCACCCTTGACGATCAGAGCAGTCGATTGCAGAAGCTTCGGTCGATACACCCTCGTTGGCACGCACACGATCAATTCGATTCACAAGTACATGTACTGTCCGCAAACCAAGAGAGCAAAGGACGCCGAGGACCGGAAAAAGAATCTGTATCAGCTGCAACAATACGCGGGTAGGTCGATCTGTGAAAACatttgaaacgaatcgaaactcgGGAAGCTTATAAAATTCTCCTCGACGTAGGTTTCGATGCATCCAAGACGAAATATCAGCAGACATCTTTACCAGAGTCTTTGGCCGATCTCGAGTTCAATTGCGGAGATACGATCGTTAGCTTGGGTTTGGAGCCAGGTTGGACGACCAAGAAGGACAAAACGGAACAGAACATACGGAAGAAGCAAAGCTTGGTTTGCGATGGAAGCACAGGTGAGACCATtattttaacgaacgaaataggaaaggAAACGGGTAACTCcgtctcgactcgactcgactcgactctctCAGGGGACTTCGGTGCCTTCGAGGACGAGGACGGCTGTCAGGATTGGTGGACAAAGTATTTCGCCTCGGTCGAAGCGAccatagaagagaacaaagaactCCGTAAAGAGAAATCGATATTTCAAGCACAGTCGAACGGTACGGTCCCGATGTACTTGGACGAAACTTACAATCAAAATCAGGGAAACGTCTCGGGGGAGAAGAGTCCCGGCGTGACGGCTAAGAAACTCTTTGGTCTAAAATCGACCGCGAACGCGGCAAAATTCGTCTCGAAGCTCAGCCCCAGGCAAACTTATCAAAAATTTCCG
Proteins encoded in this region:
- the LOC143152916 gene encoding otoferlin isoform X4 produces the protein MALVVIVKNFQGLKYKGEKVVKVDFRGVAHYSKCLEENPDHIAVNEVFTWNLGGPVDEAEILQLAVVSRGVLRNEKVVAKYGLVLQAVVREGRIVVTDSLVDLNNKPLPTVVCFEIRYNPPDGSCSSYAATEIMEDEQQMLIDIKQNIANLERSLEEANTSSVGGKRRGSWQSSEKTSKRGILQRGSSMLTYEKSPDRKSRTSTLKSMRSFMKLGKQRPSRARSCDNGSDTRDLLERRNSSCATSNEPSRTNSTTSLETNASDYDSQASVNATESRDAIVKPTRKPKPKTTDTGQTALKAQDYQVCITIIEARQLAGLNMDPVVCVQVGDQRKYTSVKESTNCPYYNEYFVFDFHMPPVMLFDKIIMLSVQQSRNLLRANLTLGSFKLDIATVWAQPDHQFYHKWALLTDPDDVAGGPKGYLKCDISVIGKGDTVKIPPKSEKDEDDIEGNLLLPDGVPIERQRAKFIVKVYRADGLPKMNSSIMANVKKAFTGEVKDLVDPYVQVSFAGLTGKTSVKRHSYAPVWNEQIVFTEMFPPLCQRIKIQLCDNDPVHATVIGTHFVDLKQISNDGERGFLPTFGPAFIHFYGSIRDYSLIDEHSTLNTGLGEGISYRARLLIAIRTEISDNVEMAPSEVEVEPTVLVNESAYARNEEFFLFATIMDATMIDKKLGDKPMYFEISIGNAGNALDGHNESSKMCEVGPKSGTSGEQEELLEVLSGSWQSTTPASKPMTHDKIYYFLPYWDDKPCLHVRSIWPDYRRRMYNSNIISKIADKLEEGLSETQIHSEDSSSEKTLKSTLEELSSNCNRYVSISKSSLTGPGVGKTKLDKERTKLCQRELENVGIMARNLKAVVTKSSFKERLRTAQGYLQKLKLLVEDPQDSLPDVFIWVISAGRRVAYQRIPGRDLIYSIVDEECGKYCGKVQTMFLKLPGKKKFGPSGWAIQTKLQIYMWLGILKHKKYFIQGLPKGYELSHELKNIERPRALPPTIIHYVNKHKFQLRAHMYQARSLIGSDASGLSDPFARVICGEFCKSTQVIDETLSPTWDELLLFDDILIYGTDEEIKKDPPSIVIEIFDQDKGKSEYIGRAVARPHVKLASESYTPPEFPPSLEWYDVTRGAARAGELLAVFELLEYPSTRDYGFPTLPDPKERAAQAHAVAQDQGPILPVPVGIRPTLSKYRIEVLFWGLRDLKRIHLLTVDKPRVDVECAGHILYSSVIANAKKNPNFNTPIKFLELELPEQELYRPPLTIRAVDCRSFGRYTLVGTHTINSIHKYMYCPQTKRAKDAEDRKKNLYQLQQYAGFDASKTKYQQTSLPESLADLEFNCGDTIVSLGLEPGWTTKKDKTEQNIRKKQSLVCDGSTGETIILTNEIGKETGNSVSTRLDSTLSGDFGAFEDEDGCQDWWTKYFASVEATIEENKELRKEKSIFQAQSNGTVPMYLDETYNQNQGNVSGEKSPGVTAKKLFGLKSTANAAKFVSKLSPRQTYQKFPKTALLKIYPNELEAQPEFEQFKEWLHTFELYRGKKTGDEPEDESRIVGSFKGALKVYKWPLPKDLIDHTIMGFDPQYGFFQGVPSNEPIHVLVRVYIVKANDLHPCDLNGKADPYVVLHLGGKRISDKENYVSKQLNPVFGKCFEIEATFPQDSLLTIQVLDWDLVGADDMIGETKIDLENRFYSRHRATCGLANRYDESGYNKWRDSMKPTQILSKLCKEGKIDGPVYSHGRVTIGRKTFSLSNEEMEYYVHSKGIEEHLALAVLHQWHAFPRIGCTLVPEHVEARPLYNPEKPGIEQGKLELWVDMFPMDMPSPGPSIDISPRKPKCYELRIIIWNTDDVVLEDDAFFTGEKMSDIYVKGWLKGPEDCQSTDIHYRSLTGEGNFNWRFIFPFDYLVAEEKIVINRKESLFSWDETECKIPARLELQVWDADHFSADDFLGAITLDLNRFPRGAKNSKLCTLSMLKTDGSVPMVNIFKQKRIKGWWPFYVKKENEDVELTGKVEAEIHLLTKEEAEKNPAGFGRNEPDLLDKPNRPDASFMWFLNPLKSIKYIVWHNYKWAILKAFVTIGIIILVLLFFYAIPGYSVKKLLGA